One part of the Parabacteroides distasonis ATCC 8503 genome encodes these proteins:
- a CDS encoding AMP-binding protein, translating to MLERFIDKTTFESQEDFIKNFKIKVPENFNFGYDVVDAWAEEEPDKKALCWTNDHGEHIDFTFADLKRYTDQTASYFQSLGIGHGDMVMLILKRRYEFWFSIIALHKLGAVVIPATHLLTKKDIVYRANAADIKMIVCAGEEVITKHIIEALPDSPTVKSVVSVGPEIPEGFEDFQQGIQNAAPFVRPSHPNSNDDISLMYFTSGTTGNPKMVAHDFTYPLGHIVTGSFWHNLHKDSLHLTIADTGWGKAVWGKLYGQWIAGATVFVYDHEKFTPADMLQMIQDYRITSLCAPPTIFRFLIREDMTKYDLSSLQYCTIAGEALNPAVFDTFYKLTGIKLMEGFGQTETTLTVATFPWMEPKPGSMGVPNPQYDVDLLRPDGSRAEDGEQGQIVIHTTNGKPIGLFKEYYRDAERTREAWHDGLYYTGDVAWRDEDGYLWFVGRADDVIKSSGYRIGPFEVESALMTHPAVVECAITGVPDEIRGQVVKATIVLAKDYKDKAGDALVKELQNHVKRVTAPYKYPRVVEFVDELPKTISGKIRRVEIRDKDNK from the coding sequence ATGTTAGAAAGATTTATAGATAAAACGACGTTTGAGTCGCAAGAAGATTTTATTAAAAACTTCAAGATCAAGGTTCCGGAGAACTTCAACTTCGGATATGATGTGGTAGACGCTTGGGCGGAGGAAGAACCTGATAAGAAAGCGTTATGTTGGACAAACGATCATGGAGAGCATATTGATTTTACGTTTGCCGACTTGAAACGGTATACGGACCAGACGGCTTCTTATTTCCAATCCTTGGGGATCGGACATGGCGATATGGTGATGCTGATACTCAAACGCCGTTATGAGTTCTGGTTCTCTATCATCGCATTGCATAAATTAGGGGCTGTCGTGATACCGGCTACACACTTACTGACCAAGAAAGATATCGTTTATCGTGCGAATGCCGCCGATATCAAGATGATCGTTTGCGCCGGAGAGGAAGTGATAACGAAACATATCATAGAGGCTTTGCCGGACTCACCGACCGTAAAAAGTGTTGTATCCGTAGGGCCGGAAATACCGGAAGGTTTCGAGGATTTCCAACAGGGTATCCAAAACGCCGCTCCTTTCGTCCGCCCGTCTCACCCAAATAGCAATGACGATATCTCTTTGATGTATTTCACCTCCGGTACGACTGGAAACCCGAAAATGGTGGCCCACGACTTTACGTATCCGCTGGGGCATATCGTGACCGGTAGTTTCTGGCACAACTTGCATAAGGACAGCCTTCACCTGACGATCGCAGATACGGGCTGGGGCAAGGCAGTTTGGGGTAAGCTATATGGGCAATGGATCGCCGGAGCGACCGTATTTGTTTACGACCACGAGAAATTCACGCCTGCTGATATGTTGCAGATGATACAGGATTACCGGATCACCTCGCTTTGCGCTCCTCCTACGATCTTCCGTTTCTTAATTCGTGAGGATATGACTAAATACGATTTATCATCTTTACAATATTGTACGATCGCCGGCGAGGCCTTGAACCCCGCCGTGTTCGACACGTTCTATAAGTTGACCGGCATTAAATTGATGGAAGGCTTCGGCCAGACAGAGACTACGCTGACAGTCGCCACTTTCCCGTGGATGGAGCCGAAACCGGGCTCTATGGGTGTTCCCAACCCGCAGTACGATGTCGATTTATTGCGTCCGGACGGAAGCCGTGCGGAGGATGGCGAGCAAGGACAGATCGTGATCCACACAACAAATGGCAAGCCTATCGGGTTATTCAAGGAATATTACCGGGACGCAGAACGTACCCGGGAAGCTTGGCACGATGGCCTGTATTACACGGGAGACGTGGCTTGGCGTGACGAGGATGGTTACTTATGGTTCGTTGGCCGCGCGGACGACGTGATCAAGAGTTCCGGCTATCGTATCGGGCCGTTCGAGGTGGAAAGTGCCTTGATGACTCACCCTGCGGTAGTGGAATGTGCTATCACCGGTGTCCCCGACGAGATCCGCGGACAGGTAGTAAAGGCCACGATCGTATTGGCGAAGGATTATAAGGATAAAGCGGGTGATGCCTTGGTCAAAGAATTGCAAAATCACGTGAAACGTGTCACCGCTCCTTACAAATATCCCCGTGTTGTCGAATTCGTGGACGAACTGCCGAAAACAATCAGCGGAAAGATCCGACGGGTAGAGATCCGGGATAAAGATAATAAATAA
- a CDS encoding helix-turn-helix domain-containing protein — protein MNEQIQQIAERLAGLRDALEITPEEMAKVCNLTTEQYLLLESGTVDISVSVLHQISQAYGVELTTLMFGDEPKMSTYFITRNGKGVAVERTKAYKYQSLAAGFVGRKADPFLVTVHPKPEDEPMYLNSHPGQEYNMVLKGRLLLQINNKDLILEEGDSIYFNSELPHGMKALDGEKVSFLAVIL, from the coding sequence ATGAACGAACAGATACAACAAATCGCAGAGCGTCTGGCCGGATTACGGGACGCACTGGAGATTACGCCGGAAGAAATGGCAAAGGTCTGCAACCTCACGACTGAGCAATATTTGCTGCTGGAAAGCGGCACGGTTGATATTTCCGTTAGCGTATTGCACCAGATCTCACAGGCTTATGGCGTAGAATTAACCACGTTGATGTTTGGCGACGAGCCTAAAATGAGTACGTACTTTATTACTCGTAACGGAAAAGGTGTTGCCGTAGAGCGTACGAAAGCCTATAAGTACCAATCATTGGCCGCCGGTTTCGTCGGACGTAAAGCGGACCCCTTCTTGGTAACCGTACATCCCAAACCAGAGGATGAGCCGATGTATCTCAATTCCCATCCGGGGCAAGAATACAATATGGTATTAAAAGGACGTCTGTTACTACAGATCAACAATAAAGATCTTATCTTAGAAGAAGGTGATAGTATTTATTTTAACTCAGAGCTTCCTCACGGTATGAAAGCGCTGGATGGGGAAAAGGTCAGTTTCTTGGCCGTCATTTTATAA
- a CDS encoding proline dehydrogenase family protein yields the protein MLDFNNTEIAFSSKSRGELQNAYWLFNTIKYPWLVKCAKVATSIALKIHFPLAWAVKPTLYKQFVGGETLQDCSAAINHLMKYNVKSTLDYSAESEQTPEGIQATFEETLRSIDFAKGNTNLAYAVFKPSTITTDELLAKASEKREELTIDDVRHFREFRERFMALCQRAYDNDVRILVDAEDYCFQDAIDALTDEAMRKFNKKRAIVFATLQMYRHDRMPYLRRIYDDAVAKGYIAGVKFVRGAYMEAERARAAALDYPDPICKDKQATDENYDAAVRFTMDHLDRFEMFMGTHNEESNYKLAKLMDEKGIARDDSRVFFAQLLGMSDNISFNLAHAGYNVTKYVPYASVRDVLPYLIRRAEENTSVAGQTSRELRMLEMEMTRRKEHKPAEGR from the coding sequence ATGTTAGACTTTAACAATACCGAGATCGCTTTCTCGTCGAAGTCGCGGGGAGAACTACAAAATGCTTACTGGCTTTTTAATACGATAAAATATCCTTGGTTGGTAAAATGCGCTAAAGTAGCCACGAGTATAGCCTTGAAAATACATTTCCCGCTGGCTTGGGCGGTGAAGCCTACCTTATATAAACAGTTCGTTGGGGGAGAAACTTTACAAGACTGTTCCGCAGCCATCAACCACTTGATGAAATACAACGTGAAATCGACGCTCGATTATTCGGCGGAGAGCGAGCAGACCCCGGAGGGCATACAGGCGACTTTCGAGGAAACCTTGCGCTCGATAGATTTTGCGAAAGGAAATACGAATCTGGCCTATGCCGTATTCAAACCATCCACGATCACGACCGATGAGTTACTGGCCAAAGCTTCCGAGAAACGGGAAGAGCTTACGATAGACGATGTCCGGCATTTCCGCGAGTTCCGCGAGCGTTTTATGGCGCTTTGCCAACGGGCTTACGATAACGACGTACGTATTTTAGTGGATGCGGAGGATTATTGTTTCCAAGATGCCATTGATGCGTTGACCGATGAGGCGATGCGTAAGTTCAACAAGAAACGTGCGATCGTATTCGCTACCTTGCAAATGTATCGTCATGACCGGATGCCTTATCTGCGTCGTATCTACGATGATGCCGTGGCGAAAGGTTATATTGCGGGCGTGAAATTCGTGCGCGGGGCTTATATGGAAGCGGAGCGTGCCCGTGCGGCGGCGTTGGATTATCCCGATCCGATTTGTAAAGATAAGCAGGCCACGGACGAGAATTATGATGCGGCGGTCCGTTTCACCATGGATCATTTAGATCGTTTTGAGATGTTTATGGGAACTCATAATGAGGAGAGTAATTATAAGTTGGCGAAATTGATGGACGAGAAGGGGATCGCCCGCGATGACTCCCGTGTTTTCTTTGCGCAGCTATTGGGAATGAGCGATAATATTTCCTTCAATTTAGCCCATGCGGGATATAACGTAACCAAATACGTACCGTACGCCTCGGTAAGGGATGTACTGCCGTATTTGATCCGGCGTGCGGAAGAGAATACTTCTGTCGCGGGGCAGACCAGCCGGGAACTCCGGATGTTGGAGATGGAAATGACTAGGCGGAAAGAACATAAACCTGCCGAGGGCAGGTAA
- the proB gene encoding glutamate 5-kinase: protein MKRIAVKIGSNVLTRKDGTLDITRMSALVDQVADLHRQGMEIVLISSGAVASGRSEIKAGKKLDPVSARQLYSAVGQAKLINRYYELFREHGMTCGQVLTTKENFGSRTHYLNQKHCMEVMLENKVIPIVNENDTISVTELMFTDNDELSGLIATMMGMDALVILSNIDGIYNGNPSDPDSSVIREIECGKTDLSEYVQTSKSSFGRGGMLTKCHIAQKVADEGIAVIIANGKKDNILPMLLAVDSDTVCTRFIPASKPVSSVKKWIAHSEGFAKGEIHINKGAEEALTAPKATSVLLVGVTRIEGDFEKDDIVKIMNEEGVQIGVGCTAYDSEEARKQIGQRDLKPLIHYDYLYLD from the coding sequence TTGAAAAGGATCGCTGTAAAAATAGGAAGCAATGTCCTGACCCGCAAGGATGGGACGCTAGATATCACCCGCATGTCCGCGTTGGTTGACCAAGTAGCGGACTTGCACCGGCAAGGTATGGAGATCGTCTTGATCTCCTCCGGTGCCGTGGCTTCTGGACGAAGCGAGATAAAAGCCGGCAAAAAGCTGGATCCCGTATCAGCCCGGCAACTGTATTCGGCGGTAGGACAGGCCAAGTTGATCAACCGGTATTACGAGTTATTCCGGGAGCATGGCATGACTTGCGGGCAAGTGCTTACTACAAAAGAGAATTTCGGGAGTCGTACGCATTACCTGAACCAGAAGCATTGCATGGAGGTAATGCTTGAAAACAAGGTGATCCCCATCGTAAATGAGAATGATACGATATCCGTAACCGAGCTGATGTTCACGGATAATGATGAGTTATCCGGCTTGATCGCTACGATGATGGGAATGGATGCCTTGGTGATTCTCAGTAATATAGACGGGATTTACAATGGAAATCCGTCGGACCCGGATAGTTCCGTGATCCGGGAAATCGAATGTGGGAAAACAGATTTGTCGGAATATGTACAGACTAGCAAATCATCCTTTGGACGGGGAGGTATGTTGACGAAATGTCATATCGCCCAAAAAGTGGCGGACGAAGGTATTGCGGTTATCATCGCCAACGGCAAAAAGGATAATATCCTTCCGATGTTATTGGCGGTGGATAGCGACACGGTCTGCACCCGTTTCATTCCGGCCTCGAAACCCGTCAGCAGCGTAAAGAAATGGATCGCCCACTCCGAGGGTTTCGCCAAAGGGGAAATACATATCAATAAAGGAGCCGAGGAGGCATTGACCGCCCCGAAAGCGACTAGCGTATTATTGGTTGGAGTAACCCGCATCGAGGGTGATTTCGAAAAAGATGATATCGTAAAGATAATGAATGAGGAAGGCGTGCAAATCGGCGTAGGCTGTACCGCCTATGACAGCGAGGAAGCACGTAAGCAAATAGGGCAACGGGATTTAAAACCGCTTATACATTATGATTATCTATATCTGGATTAA
- the pruA gene encoding L-glutamate gamma-semialdehyde dehydrogenase, with product MDNAIFRFPKPINEPVKAYAPGSSEKASLKKALAQISSEEWDIPLVIGGKEIRTGNTGKVVMPHDHHHVLATYHKAGEKEVQMAIDAAMKAHKEWSELPWVERASIMLRVAELLATKYRYILNASVMLGQSKNPFQAEIDAPCELIDFLRFSTFYASQVYADQPYSETGILNRMEYRALEGFVFSLTPFNFTSIASNLNMAPAMMGNVAVWKPSTTAIHSNYFLMKVFQEAGLPDGVVNFIPGQGSVIGKVITGSRDLAGFHFTGSTSTFNTLWRQIGENLGHYKSYPKIVGETGGKNFIFAHPSAPALDVATAIVRGAFEYQGQKCSAGSRAYIPASLWKEVKDYVGDMLKEIKMGDVQDFTNFVNAVIDEASFDNIMSYIDYAKQSPDAEVLFGGNGDKSVGYFVEPTVIQTTDPMFKSMVEEIFGPVITIYVYDDAKYEETLELCDRTSPYGLTGSIFARDRYAIDKAFNTLRYSAGNFYINDKPTGAVIAQQPFGGSRASGTNDKAGGPLNLIRWTNPRCIKECLVPPTSYGYPFLGEK from the coding sequence ATGGATAATGCTATTTTTAGATTTCCTAAACCCATTAATGAGCCGGTAAAAGCGTATGCTCCCGGATCAAGTGAAAAAGCATCCTTAAAGAAAGCGTTGGCGCAGATAAGTTCCGAGGAATGGGATATACCTCTGGTAATTGGCGGAAAAGAGATCCGTACGGGTAATACCGGTAAGGTCGTTATGCCTCATGATCATCATCATGTATTGGCTACTTATCATAAGGCGGGCGAGAAAGAAGTACAAATGGCTATCGACGCCGCCATGAAAGCGCATAAGGAATGGTCAGAACTTCCATGGGTGGAACGTGCGTCTATTATGCTTCGTGTAGCTGAGTTGTTGGCTACGAAATATCGTTATATCCTGAACGCTTCGGTTATGTTGGGACAGAGCAAGAATCCGTTCCAAGCGGAGATCGACGCTCCCTGCGAATTGATCGATTTCTTGCGTTTCAGTACCTTCTACGCTAGTCAAGTATATGCCGATCAACCCTATTCCGAGACGGGTATATTGAATCGTATGGAATACCGAGCCTTGGAAGGTTTCGTGTTCTCGCTCACGCCGTTTAATTTTACGTCGATCGCTTCCAACCTGAATATGGCTCCGGCTATGATGGGTAACGTGGCGGTATGGAAACCGTCTACTACGGCGATCCATTCGAACTATTTCTTGATGAAGGTTTTCCAAGAGGCCGGCTTGCCCGATGGCGTAGTGAATTTCATCCCGGGACAGGGTAGCGTGATCGGTAAGGTGATTACGGGTAGCCGTGATTTGGCGGGATTCCATTTTACGGGCTCTACCTCTACGTTCAATACCTTGTGGCGTCAGATCGGAGAGAACTTGGGGCATTATAAATCTTATCCGAAGATCGTAGGCGAGACAGGTGGCAAGAACTTTATCTTCGCTCATCCTTCCGCTCCGGCGTTGGATGTGGCTACCGCTATCGTACGCGGCGCGTTCGAGTATCAGGGGCAGAAGTGCTCGGCGGGTTCCCGGGCCTATATCCCGGCTTCTCTCTGGAAAGAGGTGAAAGATTACGTGGGCGATATGCTGAAAGAGATCAAGATGGGTGACGTGCAGGATTTCACGAACTTTGTCAATGCCGTGATCGATGAGGCTTCGTTCGATAACATCATGAGTTATATCGATTATGCGAAACAGTCTCCGGACGCAGAGGTTCTTTTTGGTGGTAACGGGGACAAATCTGTAGGTTATTTCGTGGAGCCAACGGTTATCCAGACCACGGACCCGATGTTCAAGAGCATGGTAGAGGAAATCTTCGGGCCGGTGATTACGATCTACGTATATGACGACGCTAAATATGAGGAGACTTTGGAACTTTGTGATCGTACTTCTCCGTACGGATTGACGGGTTCTATTTTCGCCCGTGATCGCTATGCGATCGATAAGGCATTCAATACCTTGCGCTATTCGGCCGGTAATTTCTATATCAATGATAAACCGACCGGCGCCGTGATCGCCCAGCAACCGTTCGGCGGTTCCCGTGCGTCCGGAACGAATGACAAGGCCGGTGGCCCGCTGAACTTGATTCGTTGGACGAATCCTCGTTGTATCAAGGAATGTTTGGTTCCTCCGACGAGCTACGGGTATCCGTTCTTAGGTGAGAAATAA
- a CDS encoding ferredoxin, with product MAIKRVWIEEDCIACGTCEGICPEVFTVTDRSRVNEGVNFDDFEAGIKEAAESCPVEVIKYE from the coding sequence ATGGCAATTAAAAGAGTTTGGATTGAAGAGGATTGCATCGCTTGCGGTACATGCGAGGGCATTTGCCCGGAAGTATTCACTGTTACAGATCGTTCACGTGTAAACGAAGGAGTTAATTTCGATGATTTCGAGGCGGGTATTAAAGAGGCTGCCGAAAGCTGCCCGGTCGAGGTTATCAAATACGAATAG
- the proC gene encoding pyrroline-5-carboxylate reductase, translating to MRISIIGSGNIGGAIARGLAKGTMFKASDITCTAQSDETLEKMRKIDPDFILTHDNVEAARNADIIIIAVKPWRVEMIIDEIKSVLDFEKQIIVSVAAGVTFDLLNTYLTKNTDFDCLATPTIFRIMPNTAIEVMSSMTFVSARNASKEQTDLIIHIFNELGNAMLVEERLMGAGTALASSGIAFALRYIRAAIEGGVELGFYPKQAQEIVVHTVKGAVDLLLENKSNPEMEIDKVTTPGGITIKGLNEMELSGFTSSVIRGLKASK from the coding sequence ATGAGAATATCTATTATCGGTTCGGGTAATATCGGTGGAGCGATCGCCCGAGGTTTAGCGAAAGGAACCATGTTCAAAGCCTCTGATATCACTTGTACCGCCCAATCGGACGAGACCTTGGAGAAGATGAGAAAGATCGATCCGGACTTTATCTTGACCCATGATAACGTGGAAGCGGCACGAAACGCTGATATCATCATCATCGCCGTTAAACCTTGGCGTGTAGAAATGATTATAGATGAGATTAAGTCGGTGCTCGACTTCGAGAAACAAATCATCGTATCCGTAGCGGCTGGCGTGACTTTCGACCTGTTGAATACTTATTTGACCAAGAATACAGACTTCGATTGTCTGGCTACTCCCACGATCTTCCGGATCATGCCCAACACGGCTATCGAGGTGATGAGCAGCATGACTTTCGTTTCCGCCCGCAACGCCTCCAAGGAGCAAACGGATCTAATCATCCATATCTTCAACGAGCTTGGCAACGCCATGTTGGTAGAAGAACGGTTGATGGGCGCAGGAACAGCATTGGCTTCCAGCGGCATCGCTTTCGCCTTGCGTTATATCCGCGCGGCGATAGAAGGCGGCGTGGAATTGGGTTTCTATCCGAAACAAGCGCAAGAGATCGTGGTGCATACCGTGAAAGGCGCCGTTGATTTATTGCTCGAGAACAAAAGTAACCCGGAGATGGAAATCGATAAGGTAACAACTCCGGGCGGAATCACGATCAAGGGTCTAAATGAGATGGAACTTTCCGGTTTTACCTCTTCCGTGATCCGGGGACTGAAGGCCAGTAAATAA
- a CDS encoding DUF1349 domain-containing protein yields MRKLVLLSFVIVASLQFCGAQSLDKMQWFNEPEQWEIKDKSLSMQVTPQSDYWRISHYGFTVDDAPFYYATYGGEFEVKVKITGDYKQRFDQAGLMLRINHENYIKAGIEFVDGKYNLSAVVTHKTSDWSVITLDKAIPYVWIKAVRRLDAVEIFYSFDDKEYTLMRNAWLQDNIPVQVGFMAACPDGKGFNVTFEHFKVKHLPDQRRLEWLKKNAE; encoded by the coding sequence ATGAGAAAATTAGTATTACTGAGTTTTGTTATTGTCGCCTCTTTGCAATTTTGCGGGGCGCAATCATTAGATAAGATGCAATGGTTCAACGAGCCGGAGCAATGGGAGATTAAAGACAAGTCACTTTCCATGCAGGTCACTCCCCAAAGTGACTATTGGAGGATTTCCCATTACGGGTTTACGGTAGATGACGCTCCTTTTTATTATGCGACTTATGGGGGTGAATTCGAAGTGAAAGTCAAGATAACCGGCGATTACAAGCAGCGTTTTGACCAAGCCGGCCTGATGCTTCGCATCAATCATGAAAATTATATAAAAGCCGGTATAGAGTTCGTGGATGGTAAATACAACCTAAGCGCGGTCGTTACGCATAAGACCTCCGACTGGAGCGTTATCACCTTAGACAAAGCGATCCCTTATGTATGGATAAAAGCTGTCCGGAGATTGGACGCCGTGGAGATCTTCTACTCATTCGATGATAAGGAATACACCCTTATGCGTAACGCTTGGCTACAAGACAATATCCCCGTACAAGTCGGGTTTATGGCCGCTTGTCCCGACGGGAAAGGATTTAATGTGACATTCGAGCATTTCAAGGTAAAACACCTCCCGGATCAGCGCCGGTTAGAATGGCTAAAGAAAAATGCCGAATAG
- a CDS encoding aminopeptidase C, whose amino-acid sequence MKKTILVSSMLFALTMSATIQAQDTEKKVSEEGFVFTTVKENPITSVKNQNRAGTCWCYSSYSFLESELLRMGKGEYDLSEMFTVYNTYLDRADAAVRTHGDVSFSQGGSFYDALYGMETFGLVPEEEMRPGMMYADTLSNHTELSALTDAMVAAIAKGKLRKLQSDENNAMLWKKAVAAVHQIYLGVPPEKFTYKGKEYTPKSFFESTGLKASDYVSLTSYTHHPFYTQFPLEIQDNWRHGMSYNLPLDEFMEVFDNAINTGYTIAWGSDVSESGFTRDGVAVMPDDEKVQELSGSDMAHWLKLKPEEKKLNTKPQPQKWCTQAERQLAYDNYETTDDHGMQIYGIAKDQEGNEYYMVKNSWGTNSKYNGIWYASKAFVRYKTMNIVVHKDALPKAIKAKLGIK is encoded by the coding sequence ATGAAAAAGACAATTCTAGTTTCAAGCATGCTATTCGCTCTGACTATGTCCGCTACGATCCAAGCGCAAGACACGGAGAAGAAGGTGAGTGAGGAGGGATTCGTGTTCACGACCGTGAAAGAGAACCCCATTACATCTGTTAAGAACCAAAATCGTGCGGGTACGTGCTGGTGCTACTCCTCGTACTCTTTCTTGGAGTCGGAGTTGCTTCGTATGGGAAAGGGCGAGTATGACTTATCCGAGATGTTTACGGTATATAACACCTATCTGGATCGTGCCGACGCTGCTGTGCGTACGCATGGGGATGTTTCGTTCTCGCAAGGTGGATCTTTCTATGATGCGCTTTATGGAATGGAAACATTCGGCTTGGTTCCGGAAGAGGAGATGCGCCCGGGCATGATGTATGCCGATACGTTGAGTAACCATACCGAGCTTTCCGCCTTGACGGACGCTATGGTGGCCGCTATCGCCAAGGGAAAGTTACGCAAATTGCAGTCTGATGAGAATAACGCCATGTTATGGAAGAAGGCGGTCGCTGCGGTACATCAGATCTACTTGGGGGTTCCTCCTGAGAAATTCACGTATAAAGGGAAGGAATATACACCGAAATCTTTCTTCGAGTCTACAGGTTTGAAGGCTTCGGATTATGTCTCATTGACTTCTTATACGCATCATCCGTTCTATACCCAGTTCCCGCTAGAGATTCAGGATAACTGGCGTCACGGTATGTCGTATAACTTGCCGCTGGATGAGTTTATGGAGGTCTTTGATAATGCGATTAATACGGGTTATACGATCGCTTGGGGTTCCGATGTGAGCGAATCTGGTTTTACTCGTGACGGAGTGGCCGTTATGCCTGATGATGAGAAGGTACAGGAGTTGAGCGGTTCCGATATGGCTCATTGGTTGAAATTGAAACCGGAGGAAAAGAAGCTGAACACAAAACCGCAACCTCAGAAATGGTGTACCCAAGCAGAGCGTCAGTTGGCTTACGATAATTACGAGACGACAGACGACCATGGTATGCAGATCTACGGTATCGCCAAGGATCAAGAGGGGAACGAGTATTATATGGTAAAGAACTCTTGGGGAACCAACAGCAAGTATAACGGTATTTGGTATGCTTCCAAGGCGTTTGTCCGTTATAAGACCATGAATATCGTGGTTCATAAAGATGCCTTGCCTAAAGCGATCAAAGCCAAGTTAGGTATCAAATAA
- a CDS encoding glutamate-5-semialdehyde dehydrogenase codes for MNVKDMLRQASDAAKQLITLSDQTIIGILKETAQVLRTHTEEVLAANRQDLERMDPANPKYDRLKLTEERLQGIAADMENVSTLPSPLNKVLSETIRPNGMVIRKVTVPFGVIGVIYEARPNVTFDVFSLCFRSGNACVLKGGSDADFSNRALVRIIHSVLERQGINPAVCTLLPPDREATAELLGAVGLVDLIIPRGSSSLIHFVREHAKVPVIETGAGICHTYFDRSGDKGKGREIVNNAKTRRVSVCNALDCLIIHRERLSDLPYICEKLPDSNVIIYADEPAYAALSEHYPETLLQQANENSFGTEFLDYKMSIRTVSSLDEVLSHIARYSSKHSESIISEDPETIRRFQQLVDAACVYANVSTAFTDGAQFGFGAEIGISTQKLHARGPMALPELTTYKYIIEGDGQTRI; via the coding sequence ATGAATGTAAAAGATATGCTGCGACAGGCATCGGATGCGGCTAAACAATTGATAACGCTATCGGATCAAACGATTATCGGGATCTTAAAGGAGACAGCGCAGGTTCTACGGACTCATACGGAGGAGGTACTCGCCGCGAATCGCCAAGATCTGGAACGTATGGACCCAGCGAACCCGAAATACGACCGGCTGAAATTAACAGAGGAAAGGCTACAAGGTATCGCCGCCGATATGGAGAATGTATCGACATTACCTTCTCCATTAAATAAGGTCTTGAGTGAGACTATCCGCCCGAACGGAATGGTTATCCGAAAAGTAACCGTGCCTTTCGGGGTGATCGGCGTGATCTATGAGGCTCGTCCGAATGTTACCTTCGATGTTTTTTCCTTATGTTTCCGAAGCGGTAATGCTTGCGTACTAAAGGGTGGATCGGATGCGGACTTCTCTAACCGAGCCTTGGTACGCATCATCCATTCTGTATTGGAGCGTCAGGGTATAAATCCGGCTGTATGCACTTTACTACCTCCGGATCGAGAGGCTACGGCGGAATTACTGGGAGCGGTCGGCTTGGTTGACTTAATCATTCCTCGTGGAAGCAGTTCCTTGATTCACTTTGTCCGGGAACATGCGAAAGTTCCGGTGATCGAGACTGGCGCTGGTATCTGTCATACCTATTTTGATCGCTCCGGAGATAAAGGCAAGGGACGTGAGATCGTAAATAACGCAAAGACACGGAGGGTCAGCGTATGTAATGCCTTGGATTGCTTAATCATCCACCGAGAACGTCTATCTGATCTTCCGTATATCTGTGAAAAGCTTCCGGACAGCAACGTAATCATTTATGCGGACGAACCGGCTTATGCCGCTCTATCCGAACATTATCCGGAGACGCTTTTACAACAGGCTAACGAAAACAGTTTCGGTACCGAGTTCCTCGATTACAAAATGAGTATCCGTACCGTATCCTCTTTAGACGAGGTTCTATCACATATCGCCCGCTACAGTTCAAAACATAGCGAAAGCATAATCAGCGAAGATCCGGAAACTATCCGGCGCTTCCAGCAATTGGTAGATGCCGCTTGCGTATACGCAAATGTATCTACCGCCTTTACTGATGGGGCCCAATTCGGATTCGGGGCGGAGATCGGAATCAGTACCCAAAAGCTACATGCCCGGGGACCGATGGCGCTTCCTGAATTAACGACTTATAAATACATCATAGAAGGAGACGGGCAGACGAGAATATAG